AACCATGACTGTGGGGCATGCAATTATGGACTCCTAGAGCAGCATACATGGCGCCAACTGGTTGACAGGTTTTTAATGGGTTAATCCGTAGCGCCGATCGTTCGGCTATTTTTTTTGGTGTAACATCTAACATTATTCCATACCTCCTAAATTGCCAATTAACGTCGGCTCACTTTTCCAGGGAGCTTGAACTAAATTAAAAGCGGGCGTATTAACAGCTAAAGTTACATCTCTGGCAAAATTTAACGCCCCTTTAAATCCAGCATAGGGACCGCTGTAGTCATATGAGTGTAATTGCCGTGAGGGAACGCCTGATCGTTGCACGATGTATTTGTCCTTGATCCCTGAAAAGAAGATGTCTGGTTTTAATAGTTTTAAGAACTCTTCGGTTTCAAATTGGTTGTAGTCATCGGTGATCATGGCATTATCGGCGATATCGGCCCATAAACCATCATAAGATTCAATTGGTAAACCGGCATCTTTTAATTCCTGAATACGTTCTTCACTGTGGAAAGTTCGGTATTTATCAGGATCTTTTTCGACCGTAATACTTTCGATATTTTTAGAATCGGCATCCATTTTAAGCGGTAATACCTGACGGCCTTCGTAATCATCACGATGGGCAAATTCATAACCGGCTAAAATAACTTCAACACCAAGGCTTTTTAATAAATTAATATAATGGTGCGTTCTTGAACCACCAACATAAATGGAAGCGGTTTTACCTTCAAGTTTAGCTTTATATTCGCTGATTGCTTCTTTGATTTCATCTTCTTCATCAGCGATGACGGCTTCTGTTTTGGCAGTTAGAGCCGGATCATTAAAAAATGCGGCAACGTCTCTTAGTGATTGTTTAATGCCTTCAATACCAATAAAATTGACTTTCAGCCATTCGGTACCATATTTTGTTTTTAACATTTCAGCAATATAGTTAATGGAACGATGACATTGAACAAGATTCAGATCGGCGGTATGGGCATTTTTAATTTCAGCGTAACTGCCATCACCAGTCATGACGGAGACGACGTTATAACCGATCCGTTTTAGAACCCGGCAAATTTCCCAACCATCACCACCAATGTTATATTCACCTAAAAGATTAATGGAATAGTTAACATGTTCGGCATTACCGGTACCAATAACATTTTTCATTAAGCCGTTATTCGCAATATGATGTCCACCTGACTGACTGACACCTTTGTAACCCTCACAACTGAAAGAAACAACTTTAATATTGTACATTTCTTCCGCTTCAGCGGCGACAGCGTGAATATCATCGCCAATCAGTCCGACGGGACAGGTTGAGGCAATCATAATACAGGCCGGATCAAAGATTTCAACCGCTTCTTTAATCGCTTTTTTTAATTTCTTTTCACCACCAAAAACAATGTCAGTTTCTTGCATGTCCGTTGAAAAACAATATTCTAAGAAGTTTTTGGTGTTTTCATCGCCTTTACCTTTATTTCGTCTGGTTCCCCAAGCGTAATAACTACAGCCGATGGGGCCATGAACAATTTGAACAACATCTTTTAATGGGCCAATAACAACCCCTTTACAGCCGGCATAACAACAACCACGGTTAGTCATAATTCCGGGGATTGCCCGGGTATCGGCAGCAATGACATTTGGTTCGCCAGCTTCTATTTGAATAACGTGTTCTTTTCTGTTTTTATATATTTTAGAGCTATATTTATCGAGTACTTTTTCTCTTGAATCCATTCAAATCACCTCTTTCTAAAATGCATCCGCATTTTTTTCGCCACTACGCACCCGAATGGACTCTTCAATTGGGATGACGAAAATTTTACCATCGCCGGGATTTCCGGTTTGATTGGTGTCAATAATAATGGAAACGACTTTATCGACATCTTCATCTTCAACAATTAAGGTAAAAAATCTTTTTGGAAT
This is a stretch of genomic DNA from Acetobacterium woodii DSM 1030. It encodes these proteins:
- the nifD gene encoding nitrogenase molybdenum-iron protein alpha chain, which translates into the protein MDSREKVLDKYSSKIYKNRKEHVIQIEAGEPNVIAADTRAIPGIMTNRGCCYAGCKGVVIGPLKDVVQIVHGPIGCSYYAWGTRRNKGKGDENTKNFLEYCFSTDMQETDIVFGGEKKLKKAIKEAVEIFDPACIMIASTCPVGLIGDDIHAVAAEAEEMYNIKVVSFSCEGYKGVSQSGGHHIANNGLMKNVIGTGNAEHVNYSINLLGEYNIGGDGWEICRVLKRIGYNVVSVMTGDGSYAEIKNAHTADLNLVQCHRSINYIAEMLKTKYGTEWLKVNFIGIEGIKQSLRDVAAFFNDPALTAKTEAVIADEEDEIKEAISEYKAKLEGKTASIYVGGSRTHHYINLLKSLGVEVILAGYEFAHRDDYEGRQVLPLKMDADSKNIESITVEKDPDKYRTFHSEERIQELKDAGLPIESYDGLWADIADNAMITDDYNQFETEEFLKLLKPDIFFSGIKDKYIVQRSGVPSRQLHSYDYSGPYAGFKGALNFARDVTLAVNTPAFNLVQAPWKSEPTLIGNLGGME